The Methanobrevibacter sp. DNA window GATAAGATTAATTCCAAATTTGATGAAATTAAGAAAATTGACCGTACACCTGTTGAAGAAGAAGATGATGATGAATATTACTGAAGTTACCTTTTAGTAACTTTAAGTAATTAATAGATAAATTTATATACTAACAAAAAGTAAGTATTACACACTCATAAAAAATTCATCAATTAAGGAACGTGAAAATTATGGTAGACTCTGAAACCATTGATACTGAATTTACTGAAACAAAAGAAAAATTCGATGAAAAAAAAGAAAAAACCAAAGAAAAAATCAACGAAACTAAAGAAAAATTCGATGAAACCAAAGAAAAAGGAAAAAACATAGCAGATAATGTCATTAACGACTTATACAAAAGCTTAGATGAATTCAAAGACAGCATTAAAAGTATGCAAAAAACCGCTGACCAAAGATATTCAGAATACAAAAAAGCAACCGTGCAAACAATCGACATTGATTTCGTAGAAACAAAAGAAAACTATTTCATCAAAGCTGCTGTTCCAGGAGTTACAAAAGAAGATATTTCAATTGAAGCAGGAGACAATGATTTAACCATTGAAACCACTTTCAAACCTTACATCGAAGAATTCGATGAAGAAGATGAAGCAGAAGTAATTGTTTCTGCTATTAAAACTGGAAGATGTGTTAAAACTGTAAGATTCTCCAACAGCATTGACATTGAAAAAATTACTGCAAAATTCTCAAACGGAATTGTTAAAATAACTATTCCAAAATTAATTATACCAAAACATAAAGTAAATGTAGAATAAACTCTACATTTTTTCTCTTTTTTTATTTTAAAAAAAATTAATATCTGACTTTTCCGATATGTCTTGTAGCACCAGGATCTTCACCGTTGAAGTGTGCTAAATAATATACAAACCATTCTAATGGAATTACCAATATGAATGGGGACAATAATTTATCCAATCCAACATAATCATCCAAATCATATACAATATAGTTTAATTCTAGATTTTTAGAAAATTCAATTGCTTTATCAGTCATTACATCTGATTCAAAACCAGATCTTAAAAATATAGCTGGAACATCTTTTTCAGCACGTTCAATTAAACCATGTCTAAATTCAGCAGCATAAACTGGACAAGCATGTTTGATAGCTCCTTCCATAAGCATAGTCATTGCCAATTTATAGGAAAGACCGAAGTTTGGTCCACTACCTAAACAATAGAAAAGATCTTCATCTTTAAACTTTTCAGCTAAAGCTTTATTTTCATCTTCAGTTATATCCAATAATTTTTTTAAGATTTTAGGCAAATCATGCAATTCAGCCAATAATTCAGTTTTATTTTCATAATCACTAACTGAGAATAAAATTTGATAAAGACAAGCTAATTGAGTAATATAAGTTTTAGTACCTAAAATTGCAGTTTCAGTTTCGCATCTAGTTATTATTGAAGTTATAGCTTCTTTAGTCATTGAACTTTCAGGTTCATTTGAAATTGATACAGTGTGAATTCCAAGTTCATTACATCTTCTAAGAGATGCTAAGGTATCAGCAGTTTCACCAGATTGAGATGTAAATATTGCAATAGAATTCTCATTTTCAATTAATCTTTTATTATAATAGAATTCATAGCCAGTGAATACTTCAATATCAATATTAGTACTAG harbors:
- a CDS encoding Hsp20/alpha crystallin family protein — encoded protein: MVDSETIDTEFTETKEKFDEKKEKTKEKINETKEKFDETKEKGKNIADNVINDLYKSLDEFKDSIKSMQKTADQRYSEYKKATVQTIDIDFVETKENYFIKAAVPGVTKEDISIEAGDNDLTIETTFKPYIEEFDEEDEAEVIVSAIKTGRCVKTVRFSNSIDIEKITAKFSNGIVKITIPKLIIPKHKVNVE
- a CDS encoding SIS domain-containing protein, producing the protein MNYKMYDEMMEQPESLSKTFKSEFSKMEDVSRLVSDVEKVYLIGCGSSISTCYSVRDAIRMSSTNIDIEVFTGYEFYYNKRLIENENSIAIFTSQSGETADTLASLRRCNELGIHTVSISNEPESSMTKEAITSIITRCETETAILGTKTYITQLACLYQILFSVSDYENKTELLAELHDLPKILKKLLDITEDENKALAEKFKDEDLFYCLGSGPNFGLSYKLAMTMLMEGAIKHACPVYAAEFRHGLIERAEKDVPAIFLRSGFESDVMTDKAIEFSKNLELNYIVYDLDDYVGLDKLLSPFILVIPLEWFVYYLAHFNGEDPGATRHIGKVRY